One window from the genome of Dermacentor variabilis isolate Ectoservices unplaced genomic scaffold, ASM5094787v1 scaffold_13, whole genome shotgun sequence encodes:
- the LOC142566644 gene encoding uncharacterized protein LOC142566644 — translation MFSAGNSVSAPGRGSSTPFLNEDADYKVVLPRLPTGNDVLNSIFLHANLSGRPYRAPDFRDALLEVVNTSDIVGVGQYQMSHVWMVTCASSAAKQTLVACGELRVKGLKCMVIDPETKNIKLKLLWLPPHLEPRRVEEAFQAYGEVRSVEREAWRCTGMEQWLTTNREVSLVLKDTITVTSIPHIMSIYGHQCLVLIPGRPPLCLRCKRVGHVRRQCRTPRCLQCHRFGHSADACVSTYANKLRSGQYSADEPQLDHLMDSTEVVDATGETTGGIRDEDQESLKPMPTSHNSSNNTSEASGEDDSVCPPGLASLKEKPPDDKEEEEEAMDISKARKRPAPCNDEATECALQAPEKVSPSAQQTPSPGDNVPRRLYQRSQESQETTDLPVAKGNEIQKLWRHSTYVG, via the exons ATGTTCTCTGCTGGAAACAGCGTATCGGCCCCAGGCCGAGGATCGTCGACCCCGTTTTTGAACGAAGATGCAGACTACAAAGTTgtcctcccgcgtctaccaaccggTAACGATGTTTTGAATTCTATTTTCCTTCATGCAAACTTGAGTGGAAGACCATACCGTGCTCCCGACTTCCGAGACGCTCTGCTTGAGGTAGTGAATACTTCAGATATTGTAGGTGTCGGACAGTATCAAATGAGCCATGTATGGATGGTTACTTGCGCTAGTAGTGCGGCAAAACAGACTCTCGTCGCCTGTGGTGAGCTCCGTGTCAAAGGGCTGAAGTGCATGGTGATAGATCCGGAGACTAAAAACATCAAGCTTAAATTACTATGGCTTCCACCTCACCTTGAACCACGACGCGTTGAAGAGGCGTTCCAGGCCTATGGTGAGGTGAGGTCGGTGGAGAGAGAAGCATGGAGATGCACTGGCATGGAACAGTGGTTGACAACAAACCGGGAGGTTTCCTTGGTGCTCAAGGACACTATCACCGTAACCTCAATACCGCACATTATGTCCATTTATGGACACCAGTGCCTCGTACTTATCCCCGGTAGGCCTCCTCTGTGCCTTCGTTGCAAGCGCGTGGGACACGTTCGACGACAATGCAGAACACCGAGATGCTTACAGTGCCATCGATTTGGTCACTCAGCGGACGCCTGCGTGTCCACCTACGCCAATAAGCTTCGTTCTGGGCAATATAGCGCAGACGAGCCACAACTGGACCACCTCATGGATTCTACAGAGGTAGTAGATGCCACCGGAGAGACTACAGGTGGCATTAGGGACGAGGACCAGGAGTCCTTGAAGCCAATGCCAACCAGTCATAACAGCTCAAATAATACTAGCGAAGCTTCCGGCGAGGATGACTCAGTTTGCCCACCTGGCCTAGCAAGCCTTAAAGAAAAGCCCCctgatgacaaggaagaagaggaagaggcgatggacatcAGTAAGGCCAGGAAACGTCCGGCACCATGCAACGACGAAGCAACAGAATGTGCACTACAGGCGCCTGAGAAAGTGTCTCCTAGTGCTCAGCAAACTCCCTCTCCTGGTGATAATGTGCCCCGCCGGTTATATCAGCGTAGTCAGGAGAGTCAGGAGACCACAGATTTACCTGTGGCCAAGGGCAATGAAATACAAAAGCTTTGG CGACACTCAACGTACGTGGGCTGA